The Pithys albifrons albifrons isolate INPA30051 chromosome 5, PitAlb_v1, whole genome shotgun sequence genomic interval CGTTTCCTGAACCATGAATTAAGAGCTAGATATAAGAGCAGTCACTGTTGGCAGCATTATGAATGACTCTTTTTGTTCATGTATGTCAGCTCCAAGAGTGAGTGCTAACAGTCTTACATTTGTGCTAAAAATTAGTAATAACTTTTTATTCCATTGGaatcagtgttttattttttatgcatTACCCAGTGAAAAAGAAGCATGTTCTATGCTGCCTAAAGCTACCAAATGCAACCTGCATTTCTTAAATGTTCTAAAAGTGTTGTGCATTCTGCAGCTGCAACATTTTAACTTCTGTTGTGTAAGTGTCTTTGATGTAATCTTGATTACATGTGTAACTTTATTTTGCAGCTCAAATTTTCTCTGCCCAATGAAGCCCCAGGTTGGTTTACTAGAGCAGAAGTCCCAGGCTGAGACGATGCAGCAGTGGCTTGGAAGCATGCAAACAAATGGTGTGTTCCTCATCAGTTGCATATTTTTGCACTCAAGTTGGTGACTCGTAAcagtttttgtgggtttttctgtatttcatttctttgtgcACTGAACTTGAATACTTAGTTTCctaagctttttattttctattagtATTTTAGCAAAAACAAGAGAGGATAACAGAATTCTAGAACCTGCCATAATTACACAGTTGTGACCAAAAATGTAAGTGTAAACACATGACAAAAGATTAGCAGGTGACTTGAAAGCCCCATTAATTTACCTGTGCAAGTACACCTTAAGAGAAGATGGAACCTCAATGAATGTGAAAGATAATGATGCTGcagaaggagaggtggaggaaaggacaaaagagacagaaggaaaggaggTTTTACTTGTCATGCATCATGTTACATCATTTGCAAATAATGTAATGTAATCATAGAAATAAACCACAAATTTATTTTggccttttttgttttgatattaCTGGATGCCTTCCCTTCCTGTCTACAGGGAATTGGAATCAGATAACATATGGTCTGAATAATCCCATTTCATTTTTGGTCCCTTCTCAATTGTTCAGCCACATGGCAGGAGGAGTGCAATAGTTAAGTCGGTGAGGTAGAAATTGCCCAAAGGCTTAAACAAAACTAGGAAAGCACTTGAAGGAAGCTTAagataaaaatagttttttgtCTAGAAATAAGAAAAGGGATTTGGAGTATGCATTTAACATCTTGAGTCCTAAAACCTCTGATAGTAAAACACTAGTTAGATGAACTAGAACTTCAATGGAATCTAGTAACAGCTTATTTTAAGTAGCACTGGAATTTTGTTAGTGGTATTGATTGCTACTAAAGTCATAGCCTGGTGATTTGGACTGAGGGTTAAAGGAATCCCATTCTTCACTTAAATAAAGCCTTATAAGATGATCTtttgaaaaagcttttaaaactgtatgtaacatgctttttttcttctgactaTGACTTTTTGAATCTACAATCTACCTTTTTGATGCCTTCAGTTCCTCTGAAACCATCTGCAGACCTAACTGGCAACAGTAATGCACATGGAGGGTTTCGGTATCATCTGGATGTGCAGCAAGATGCACCAAGAAATGCATGGAACCCATTAAAAGATATAAGGAATCATGATGCATCTGTCAACTGTCCACATTCTTTAAACCCAAAGAAATGCATCCCTGGGGTTCTCTGCAAATCTGAGAAATTTCAACCGTCTCCCATGTGTGGCATTTGGTCAACTTCAGAACAAACCCAAATGTGGGGCCAAGAACCACCAGCACCCCAGAAACCTGCACTGCGAAGTATTGTATCACCTCTTAATGCTTGCAGGCTGAAACCAATCaggcaaagaacaaaaaatgcaGTGGTATGTGTCAGTTCATAAAATGGGATcagtttaaatattaaatataatgcAACTGTCTCTTAAATATCAGTTGGTAAATTAGAATCATTTGCTCTTAGGAAACTTGatttataataatttaattcaaaattGTATTAGTACAATGCATCTTAGTTTTTGGATATAGAATGCTTATAATAGAGCTGAGCTGTCTGTTTGCTTTGTCACAAAAGAAGCCACACCTTCAGTGACTCGGCTGATACCCTTCAGTCATGGTGAAGTGCTCTGTTTTAATAGCACTAATAACAAAAGTTACTGTAAGAAGCATTCATAAGTTTGCAGTGcatttgagaaaaaataaaagcatttttaaagcatttgtgGGAAAAAATGGTACCTTGCCTTTTCAGAAAGTAAAGGACTTTTTGTTTAACTTGTATATGTTATATATTTTAGGTGAGCATTCTAGATACTGGGGAAGTGTGTATGGAGTTTCTAAAAGAACACCATTCACAGGAACTCGTGAAAGAAGTTCTTAGAATATCTTGTGATGGAAATGTGGTGAGTATGTTTTGGACTCTTAACAGTTGTATAAAGGGCTTATAATTCCTTCAGaggttttagggtttttttaagttgatTATTTTGAAATCCAGTGTTTATATATGCACAGCTGTAAACTTTACTTCCATAATATACAAATATAGGGGCAAGCAATTATTTCACAGCAAAACTGGACTTGACTTTTGGAATAGGTGAAGTATTGTTGAAAAAGTTCTGCTGTTAAATAATTACTTAGAGGAATAGAGCATTCGTGGTAAATCATGGTAATTAATTAAactgtgatttattttcaaCCCTGTTAAAAAGTTCAGAGTGCTGTAGCAAGTGGCAACTAAACACAGTTTGTTCCCTTTTTGTAGATTGCAGTTTATCATCCAAATGAAGGAAGAGGTTTTCTTCTTGATGACAGacctcctgcttctcctgaaGGCACCTGCATATATAGTTTTGACAACTTGCCAGGTAATTtgaaatttactttaaaattatgaTGATAAATGTGTTATTTTAAGTAAACTTTGAGACTTTATAGCCACTACTTTTAGCCACTACTTTTCAGATAATTGTGAAGTAAAACTCCTTTTATAATAAAATTCAAACTACAGTTTAACTGGAAATGGCTTAAAAACTTCAAAAGAAAGTGTAAATccagaggttttattttcttttatatggGAGTTCTAAGGAGTCACCTCTTTACAATGTAGTGCACCAAAATGAAAGCTTTTGTAATCTTTTTGTCGTTCATAGTGGGAGCTCTTGGTGTAAGTCAGTCAGTTTCTTTGAACATATTTTTGTCATGTACTTAAATATTACAAACTTCAGCTatcaaatatgtattttaaattacttcttttcAAGCTGGTGTACAGTGATTAATCTGCTAACTCTTAAAAaagtttttacattttctttttcagaaaagtaCTGGAAAAAATACCAGTATGCAGCCAAGTTTGTGCAGTTGGTaagaacaaaaacccccaaagtgACGTTCTATACAAGAAATGCCAAGTGCATGTTGATGGAAAATTCACCCCCTGCAGATGTTGAAGTTTGTTTTTATGATGGTATGTATTCATTTCTGCAATTATGCAAATAGATCATCATGCTAGAGCTGTGCTAAAATATTGCCAAACACTAAACAATAATCACTTTAGTTTGAAGAAAACACTGCACTAAAAACGGGGGGTTTGTCCACTCTACCTTTATTCTAGCACTTGTAGATTAGCTGATGATTCATTAGTTCCTTACTTCAGGAAGTAGATGTTATCAAAGTGTTATTTATTACACCTCTTCAAGCTTTCCATTGTTAACTGAGGTAGCATTGTTACCAAGGACACTCAAGGAGAAGGCAATTGGTTGCCTTTTCCTGTCTCAGTACTGGTCTTTGGCCATAGAGGGCATTTCATTAATATCACACTTCGAATTTAAGGGGCTTTTTATTTCTGCCAGACACAGAACTCACATAGAAGTGGTTTTACTCTTCCAGTAACTCAATCATGGAGATACACTTTAGCATAGTAGAATGTAATGGCAGAAATCTGTATTCTGTACAATTCACACTAAAAgttgttacatttttttttacaggagcAAAGATACACAAGACAGCTGGTATAACTCGTGTGATTGAAAAATCAGGGAAATCCTTCACTTTGAAAGGAGAAAGTGAAGCAGGGTTGAAGAAGGAAATACAAGTTTATATCGATCATGCAAATGAGGTAAAGTATTTTACATAGACCTTCTCCAGTGCAAAGCAGCTTCTACAGTTTCCCTTTCACAAATGTGCTTCCAGTGttgctttttgtatttttcgTTACACTATTAAGGGAGGAGGATGGTGGTTTTTGACAGAGCAGATACGAATGCAGAGGTAACAGTAACAATGCCTCACAACAAAGACTGAGAAGAAATTTTTGCTAGTGTGTAAAGCAGGTTTGCCTGCCTGGTGAAAGGACTGAACAGAACAGATGAAGCTGCTTTATACCACTTGAAAGATTCAGTACCATTGAAATTTCCTTGTGTGGGCTCACTTTCCACATTAAACATGTATGAAATACTTTTACAGTTCTCAATTTAAAACTTTAATAAACTCCTACTTTCAGGGACATCGTATATGCCTTGCACTGGAATCTGCTGttttggaagaggaaaaaaggagtgGAAATGTTCCATTTTTTCCAATAATTGTTGGAAGGTAGTATCTTTCACTTGAAAATACTTACATATTTGAATTTTACCACTCACAGCCTTATGCAGCAAACGTTTGCAGACGCCAAGGTTGTTAACAGAGGCTCACGGTCATAATATTAACTTAATAGCATGTCTGAACACCTTATTTTGGACCTGCAGAGCCTCCTTTGATACCAGGATAATATGCACTTGTGGATTCAGACTAAACCAGGCTAGCAATTAGCACGTGTAAAAACAATTCTGCAGAAGACTACTGCTGTCAAGTGCTTTGGATGGTCCATAGTCAATTGAAGCAAAAGCTACATCTTCTCACATGTTTCTTGAGTCCCTGTTGGACAGatcttttcccagtttttctcATCATTTTCCCAGAAAACCTGGCAATACTGAATCACCACAGCCTGTAGCACCTCCACTGTTGGACAGTAGAAACTGTTCAAAAGAAGATGTGGCACTGGATAGAAATAAGGCTGACAGTTCTACTCCAGTTGAGACTCCAAACTGTCCTGTAAGTACACAAGCACATAGCATGGAGGCTACTCTCCTGTAGGAATTCAAATATTGCTCTTTTATTTGAACTAATGGAATTACATTTGTATGGATGTAGGCTTTTATTAGCCATTTGTGAGCATATTGACTAGACATGATAACTTTGATTTCAATTAACTTTTGATATCTGGATTTAAGATCATctgaaaaatcagaatattcCAAAACTTTACCACAAATGCCTCCTTGGAACAGTTTTAAACTTCCTTACTCATGTTATACAGCACAGTCTCCAATTTGAGAGCTCTGACATGCCCTCAGTGGTGTATACTATACTGAATGGTAGTCACAAAGGATATGGGCATTTGAGgttgtttttctgaaataatcaAGTGTTAGGATGTGTATGAAAAATAGCCCAAGTGAAAATACATGTGTAGCCAATAAGGCTTTGTGAGCAATTTCATCTAGTTTGTTTAAAAGACCCACCAAGCTTTGGTTCCTGAATCACAGCCCTGATAAAACTTCCTCAGCTGACTGAATGATATTGGGGTCTTGGCACACTGAGGTTGTATTATCTGAACTTTGTTGAATCAGTCTACATTTGTTGGACCTGTATCTGCGTTCTTTGATTATGTGGCTCATGTCCTTAATGCAGAATCTGACAATTTTCACTTGACAGAGGTGAACCTGACAAGAAAAATTGCTTAGGGCTTCAGTACTGGTGTTGATTTTCACACTGATTGAAGGTTACACATCACTGGAGTTTTAAGTTGAGGGTTCAACATTCAAAGTCAGTCTCTATTTGCTATACAGCAAACACTTCCATCTGTAAGAACTATTTCTGTTGTTCCCTTAATACTTGAGCTAGATCTGTATATCCTGAGGTACAGCTTGTAGTTACTCTGAGGTTCTTGTAATTATCTGGATCCCAATCTCTTTCTTGACCAAATCCTCCTATTTGAGGCATTCCCTGACTTGCATCTTTTCACTGAACCTGAATCTTTAATACTGCTAAGCACATCATCTCTGTCATTTCTCTGACTGTGGGAGGAGATATCTGAGAAGTAGAACATGTTCGTTGCAGAGAGTAGTTGTGATGTTGTCCTGAAGACCTCTGATGTTTGATCCTCTGTTATCCTTAATTCATCACTTTTTGTCTCTCTGAACCTTAAGCAGATTCTGTGTGGGCTACAGAACCCTTCTGTTAATGTTTTATATTCTAGTTTCCAATTAATAGCACTGTCTGTACTTTTGTAAGATATTGGCTTGTTGGTCATCTGAATGAGGGTGGCTTTATAGTCTAATGTGCCTGAAAACGTTCTACTGAAGCTGGACAGCATTTTCTGACAGGAGAAATGTGGTTGAAGTAGAAAAAGTCCACTTCCTTTGTGACTACAGGGAGAAGTCCTACAAAATCCTTTGGAGTTTCTATATTGTAATGCTGTTAAATGAAGCAGACAGGCTAAATCTGTCTGTATATATGAACAGGTGGTAATTGACCACTACAACTGGTGCATAATTAGTGGGATTAACACCAAAGCTGTTAATTCTGTGCATCTCTGGGTTCTAGGTGGTGTCATATGAAAAGCCTACTTTTATGATCAACACTGCTGAAACTACATACTCATCTGTTCATCAAAAGGAATGCAGTCCAAATTCAGCCCAGCTGGTAAAGTCTGTCTTTGTGAAAAATGTTGGTTGGGCTTCTCAGGTGAGAAATTAATAATGATAAAGGAGGCaagtctgttctttttttcctgttaaatttGAGATATGTGTTTTTAGTCATTAAACTTGATTTGTGAGGAATCATTCAGTTGTACAGTTTAAAATGTGTATGTGGAAATACACGTTTAAGTGTCTTAGATAAATACCATGGTGAACTGCGTAAGTAGAAGAAACCTAAATAGTAGTTCATTATTTCAGTTATCAAAATTTTCCTGTGGCTGTTATTGCCTATTTCAGTGTCTTCTGTCATTTAAATTTGACTCTAGTAAAAAACTGAAACTGTTAAACTTGTCTGTTCACTAATATTAGATGTAAAGGTGTCATGACAAAGAGTTTTTAACAGGTATGTCGCAGATCTGTGCAAGAGATTTGAATCTGTCTCTACAACAGGAAAGGCTGTTTCATTACAAAGAcgttttccttctgcttttctgtgcaaGCAGCTTTACGTTTAAAAATCTGGCAATCCACATAAAACTTCCTGTCCTAACAGAAAAAGTTtgctttatatatataaaacttcAGAGTGTGTATAACTGAACACTAACAAATGGGCCTCTATTTTATATTTCGTTCTACTTAAAAGTTCTTTATAAGTGGTTAACTAAAGGTAATTCTTTATTTGACTGTCATTAACAAGAATGACTAAAGCCGAGCATCTGAAACTGTAGGAAGTCTACATGGGACTTCTTACTCCAAACTAGTACCCATGCAATCTTTATCTTTAAAAGACTGACCATAATACTTAAGGCCCTTCAGCAACTCTGAAAAACTTTCAGCTTCAGTTAATTAGAACAATACTAGATGtgtaattttgtatttcacatCCTCAAACCATAATGCAACTTCTCTTGTTAGCTGACCAGTGGAGCAGTGTGGGTTCAGTTTAATGATGGATCCCAGCTGGTAGCCCAAGCAGGTGTTGCTTCTATCACTTACACGTCTCCAGATGGCCAGACAACCAGGTGAGTCTGTTTTCTCTATAAAACAGTCCAGGTAATGGTCAGTGGGAGGCTGATTTTTGTTTGTAGACATTAAAACTTAGCTTTTCAATGACTTCACAGTTGATCAGCTTATGTAATCTTAATGAATAAAGAAAAGTAGCCATAGCTTTGACTGAACTTGCAATAACAAATAGAATGAGCTGGGAATGCATCTACTTGGTCTTTAGAGTACAGCCACTATTACATGTCATATTTAAAACAGGAAGTGTGAGAAAACtattgttttgaaataattatattgtcctgaaataaatcaatttttttaagCATCTAAATTTTTCTATGCTGCTTTGCCTCTCTAGGTATGGAGAAAATGATAAGTTGCCAGAATACATCAAAGAGAAACTGCACTGTCTGTCTTCTATTCTTGTGATGTTTACTAATC includes:
- the PLK4 gene encoding serine/threonine-protein kinase PLK4 isoform X2, with the protein product MATCIGEKIEDFKVGNLLGKGSFAGVYKAVSLKTGLEVAIKMIDKKAMHKVGMVQRVQNEVKIHCQLKHPSILELYNYFEDSNYVYLILEMCHNGEMSRYIKNRKKPFSEDEARHFLHQIITGMLYLHSHGILHRDLTLSNILLTNSMNVKIADFGLATQLKMPHEKHYTMCGTPNYISPEIATRSPHGLESDVWSLGCMFYTLLIGKPPFDTDTVKNTLNKVVLADYEMPAFLSREAQDLIHRLLRKNPADRLSLSSVLDHPFMSRSSSVRSKDVGTSEDSMDSGNATISTTFTGSSSISTSGCLKEKKKPLVGQPLPNKITFFPKKNSSSNNSSADGTGSFHQWGIQGKEISVTSRGRTVQPDVDRPHSRYLRRAHSSDRSGTSHSQTQGISNIVDRCHSMEVLSKPKVGTRENMEYFSPANSYTDIGEIFKEKTSSSSGSFEGQISPPVKDQPHSNFLCPMKPQVGLLEQKSQAETMQQWLGSMQTNVPLKPSADLTGNSNAHGGFRYHLDVQQDAPRNAWNPLKDIRNHDASVNCPHSLNPKKCIPGVLCKSEKFQPSPMCGIWSTSEQTQMWGQEPPAPQKPALRSIVSPLNACRLKPIRQRTKNAVVSILDTGEVCMEFLKEHHSQELVKEVLRISCDGNVIAVYHPNEGRGFLLDDRPPASPEGTCIYSFDNLPEKYWKKYQYAAKFVQLVRTKTPKVTFYTRNAKCMLMENSPPADVEVCFYDGAKIHKTAGITRVIEKSGKSFTLKGESEAGLKKEIQVYIDHANEGHRICLALESAVLEEEKRSGNVPFFPIIVGRKPGNTESPQPVAPPLLDSRNCSKEDVALDRNKADSSTPVETPNCPVVSYEKPTFMINTAETTYSSVHQKECSPNSAQLVKSVFVKNVGWASQLTSGAVWVQFNDGSQLVAQAGVASITYTSPDGQTTRYGENDKLPEYIKEKLHCLSSILVMFTNPAGPH
- the PLK4 gene encoding serine/threonine-protein kinase PLK4 isoform X1, translated to MRRGWLCGPAGHRRRAPEGSVQDFKVGNLLGKGSFAGVYKAVSLKTGLEVAIKMIDKKAMHKVGMVQRVQNEVKIHCQLKHPSILELYNYFEDSNYVYLILEMCHNGEMSRYIKNRKKPFSEDEARHFLHQIITGMLYLHSHGILHRDLTLSNILLTNSMNVKIADFGLATQLKMPHEKHYTMCGTPNYISPEIATRSPHGLESDVWSLGCMFYTLLIGKPPFDTDTVKNTLNKVVLADYEMPAFLSREAQDLIHRLLRKNPADRLSLSSVLDHPFMSRSSSVRSKDVGTSEDSMDSGNATISTTFTGSSSISTSGCLKEKKKPLVGQPLPNKITFFPKKNSSSNNSSADGTGSFHQWGIQGKEISVTSRGRTVQPDVDRPHSRYLRRAHSSDRSGTSHSQTQGISNIVDRCHSMEVLSKPKVGTRENMEYFSPANSYTDIGEIFKEKTSSSSGSFEGQISPPVKDQPHSNFLCPMKPQVGLLEQKSQAETMQQWLGSMQTNVPLKPSADLTGNSNAHGGFRYHLDVQQDAPRNAWNPLKDIRNHDASVNCPHSLNPKKCIPGVLCKSEKFQPSPMCGIWSTSEQTQMWGQEPPAPQKPALRSIVSPLNACRLKPIRQRTKNAVVSILDTGEVCMEFLKEHHSQELVKEVLRISCDGNVIAVYHPNEGRGFLLDDRPPASPEGTCIYSFDNLPEKYWKKYQYAAKFVQLVRTKTPKVTFYTRNAKCMLMENSPPADVEVCFYDGAKIHKTAGITRVIEKSGKSFTLKGESEAGLKKEIQVYIDHANEGHRICLALESAVLEEEKRSGNVPFFPIIVGRKPGNTESPQPVAPPLLDSRNCSKEDVALDRNKADSSTPVETPNCPVVSYEKPTFMINTAETTYSSVHQKECSPNSAQLVKSVFVKNVGWASQLTSGAVWVQFNDGSQLVAQAGVASITYTSPDGQTTRYGENDKLPEYIKEKLHCLSSILVMFTNPAGPH